A genome region from Bradyrhizobium sp. WSM1417 includes the following:
- a CDS encoding terminase large subunit domain-containing protein: MMPTWSTACLDWKERIVNRQSLVTFDALFPDEAEAALSIFRDLILVDVPGRPTIGECCLPWVYDLPRILFGSYDAEGISDPANLGRRLIRYFLLHVAKKNTKSTLAAGVMVTALLRNWRESGEFYILAPTKEVADNSFFPARDMIRADEELLKLLHVQDSQRLITHRTTGAFLKVAAADSETVSGKKTIGLLIDELWLFGQRANAESMIREAEGGLNSRPEGFVIYLTTQSPKPPAGIFDQKLKDFRDIRDGKLVDPQSLPIIYEFPEEMIKSKAYEKPENWFIPNPNWGKSVDPNFLIGKRAEAARSGKASLIDWDAKFLNVQAGMSQRADGWAGAELWDRGIDRSLTLDTVLERSEVVTMGLDGGGLDDLLGAGVVGREKVTKRWLGWACALISTIGLYRRKANLTEYKKFIASGDLIVFRFHSKDAEEAESDPDVAALLAEFPPAISIEGELPFDIKFVVDLVAKIRDVGLLAQVGVDAAGIGAIVDALAGIDITQDAETLDAVRQGIGLMGAYKTVERKLGDRTFLHCGSELLNWCVGNARVVLTTTASRIAREEAGFGKIDPLIALFNAAHLMTLNPEASGLSVFDTMGDGEDPQSDAESAQDVAEEAAILRDPQHPRFEEMRERFNARLAANDQDDLYA, translated from the coding sequence ATGATGCCGACGTGGTCGACCGCGTGCCTCGACTGGAAGGAACGCATCGTCAACCGGCAATCGCTGGTGACGTTCGACGCCCTCTTCCCGGATGAAGCGGAAGCAGCTCTGTCGATCTTTCGGGATCTGATCCTGGTCGACGTGCCTGGTCGACCGACGATCGGCGAATGTTGCCTGCCGTGGGTCTATGATCTCCCGCGCATCCTGTTCGGCTCATACGATGCCGAGGGGATCTCCGACCCGGCTAATCTCGGCCGCCGACTGATCCGCTATTTTCTTCTTCACGTTGCGAAGAAGAACACCAAGTCCACACTGGCCGCCGGCGTGATGGTCACAGCACTCCTGCGCAACTGGCGCGAGAGCGGCGAGTTCTACATCCTGGCGCCGACCAAGGAAGTTGCCGACAACTCGTTTTTCCCCGCGCGCGACATGATCCGCGCCGACGAGGAACTGCTCAAGCTTCTGCACGTCCAGGACAGCCAGCGGCTGATCACACACAGGACGACGGGCGCGTTTCTGAAGGTCGCCGCGGCCGACAGCGAAACGGTGTCCGGCAAGAAGACGATCGGGCTCCTGATCGACGAACTCTGGCTGTTCGGGCAGCGCGCCAATGCTGAATCGATGATCCGTGAGGCCGAGGGCGGTCTCAACTCGCGACCCGAGGGCTTCGTGATCTATCTGACGACGCAATCGCCGAAGCCGCCCGCCGGCATCTTCGATCAGAAGCTGAAGGACTTCCGCGACATCCGCGACGGCAAACTGGTCGATCCGCAGAGCCTGCCGATCATCTACGAGTTCCCCGAGGAGATGATCAAGTCGAAGGCTTACGAGAAGCCTGAGAACTGGTTCATCCCGAATCCCAACTGGGGCAAGTCGGTCGACCCGAACTTTCTGATCGGCAAGCGCGCCGAGGCTGCCCGCAGCGGCAAGGCCTCGCTGATCGACTGGGACGCGAAGTTTCTCAACGTCCAGGCCGGCATGTCGCAGCGTGCCGATGGCTGGGCTGGCGCCGAGCTCTGGGATCGCGGCATCGACCGATCGCTCACATTGGACACGGTCCTCGAGCGGAGCGAGGTCGTGACGATGGGCCTCGACGGCGGCGGCCTCGACGATCTGCTTGGCGCCGGCGTGGTCGGACGCGAGAAGGTAACGAAGCGCTGGCTCGGTTGGGCTTGCGCCCTGATTTCGACGATCGGTCTTTATCGCCGGAAGGCAAACCTGACGGAGTACAAGAAGTTCATCGCATCCGGTGATCTGATCGTGTTCCGCTTTCATAGCAAAGATGCCGAGGAAGCCGAGAGCGATCCGGACGTGGCCGCGCTGCTGGCCGAATTTCCGCCGGCCATCAGCATCGAGGGCGAACTTCCATTCGACATCAAGTTCGTTGTCGACCTGGTGGCGAAGATCCGGGACGTCGGCTTGCTTGCCCAGGTCGGCGTCGACGCCGCCGGCATCGGCGCCATCGTCGACGCGCTCGCCGGGATCGACATCACGCAGGACGCCGAGACGCTCGACGCCGTGCGGCAGGGCATCGGCCTGATGGGTGCCTACAAGACTGTCGAGCGCAAGCTTGGCGATCGGACATTCCTTCACTGTGGGTCCGAGCTTCTCAACTGGTGTGTCGGCAATGCACGCGTGGTGCTGACGACGACCGCGTCGCGGATTGCGCGTGAAGAAGCCGGCTTTGGAAAGATCGACCCGTTGATCGCGCTGTTCAATGCGGCCCACTTGATGACGCTCAACCCCGAAGCGAGCGGGCTGTCCGTTTTCGACACCATGGGCGACGGCGAAGACCCGCAATCGGATGCCGAGTCCGCGCAAGACGTTGCCGAAGAGGCGGCGATCCTCCGCGATCCGCAGCATCCTCGCTTCGAAGAGATGCGCGAGCGTTTCAACGCGCGCCTGGCCGCCAACGATCAGGACGATCTGTATGCGTAA